Part of the Nitrosopumilus piranensis genome is shown below.
CAGAAAAAGTGGAACATACATCTACAATTCAGTGAGAGGAATTGATAACGAACCAGTACACAAAAGAGAGCCAAGTATTCAACATGGAAAAATTACAACTCTAAAAAAAGATTCAAAGGATTACTCTTTTCTTTTAGAGAATCTATTAGAATTATGCAAGGAAGTTCACGAGGTCATTAAACAAAAAAATCAAATGTTCAAGTCAGTTGGAATAAATTTTGTTCAATCAGATTTATCAAATAAGTCAAAATCAAAAATGCTCAGAAACCCAACTATGAGTTTGGAGGAATTGGAAAAAACAGCAGAGCAATTACTAAGAGAAGCATTAGAAAACCAAACAATCACAATTAGGCGGCTTGGGGTAAAAGTTTCAGAACTTTCAGAGAGTCAGGGACAGAGAGATATTACGAGTTATTTTTAGACGGCAATTTACCTTGTTTCTCTAGTTTTTTCAAACGTCTAGATTCTATCAAAATGACAACTAAAATGAATGCAAATAGCCACGGCAGGAACATTATTTCACCTGCGATTTTGTGATATTCTTCCCATGCGACAGGATCAGTTGTCACTTTGAGGGCATACCAAGATAATGAGAATATTCTAATTAAATTTACAGTAATTGTTCCAATTATACCTAAAACAAAATACATTGATTTTCTTGCTCTAGGAATATTCATCTTTAACATGAATGCCCCAATTACCAATGAGAAAATTATGATGCTGTGAACACCTGCTGATGGCCAGAATACTTGAAGTGCCATAGAACCATGATCACCACGTAGGAACATGACGTTATCTCTTGCAATGGCAGTACCAAGATCAAGTGCAGTAATTACCCAAACATTTGCTTGTACAAAGTATGGAACAATGTATTGTAAAGGTCCAAGTGTGTCATAAGGGAAGAAAGCATCAAGAGACAAAATAATTGCAGTTCCAGTTAAGAAGATAGGTCCGGCAGGTGCAATTCGAATCCATCTCCTTCCAAAGAAAATTGATAATGCAACAACAATGAAAATTGCCATAACAATAAAGTCCCACATCCATGTCCAAGAATAGATTAATTGAACATCAAATTGTTCTGCAGATGCAACTAAGTAATCGCGTAAACCATTTTCTAATGAAACCAAATAGGAAATAGTAAGTAGTGCTATTGGAATTACTGCAAGTAATCGTTTTTTTGAAATAACAATTTTTAGACCAACAAGTTCAGCTACAACAAAAACAAGTGCAAAAAGATATCCTCCTCTTCCTTCATTCCAACTCCAAGCTATAGAATCAGGATATGCGATCATAGAAAACAGGATCGGACTGGCAATTATCAAAATTCCAGCAATCATACTCCAGTTTTGCATTAAGTTAAACTTGAAAAAGGCAAATAAATAGCTCGACTTTGAAAATTCTAAAAATTCAATTATTCACAATACAAATGGGAAAAAGATGCTTACTCTTCAGCATCTTCTATTTCATCAGCTTCTGGATCTCTCCTACTTGGCCTAATTGGAACATAAATGAATGTCACACCAATAGTTTAACGGACTTTAAGATACATCCGAAGGTCGAAAACGTTTGCCTAAATGGTAATTTCTTGTACATCAAATCAGGATTCTATCTTACATTCAACTTTGAGTGATTTTACTGTTGTAAAGTAAGTAATTGCCAGTATCCCAATTGCAGCCAGTCGGATTGGAATCTCATAATTTGTTAGAAATGCAGTTGCAGTAGCGCCAACAGAGCCAAAGGTTGAGATCACTGCAAACCCAATTGGTCCACAACTACAAGCACCAGCTGCAGCCCCAATTATAGAACCAAAAATGCCACCACCCATTTTCTGTTTTGAGCCTTGGAGTAATTTTATTCTAAAGACATTCATTGGAATTACCAACGCAGATAAGGCAGATAAAATGACAATCAAAATAAATCCAAATTCAGTACCAGATGGAAGATGGCTTACAACATAAGGCTCCAGAAAAATATATTCAGATAATATCAGAAGTCCAATTAGCATTGGAACAAATATAGAAACAGACAATACAACATATCTAAAATTTGAAAAAACAAGTTTGACTGTGTTTGTCATTTATACCATGGGATCCAAAATTTGCTTAAACACAGAAAATGGTTGTGCACCGCCAATCTGGTGTTGCCCATCAGGACCTACAATAAAGAATCCAGGAGTTCCTCTTACACCATGATCTCTTGCTTGTTGACTATTGTATTGAACACGTTTAGAATATTTTCCAGAGTCAAGACAACTCTCAAACAATTCCATATCCAATCCCATTGAAAATGCAAAAGCCTTTAGTCTTTCAGTATTAGCCCAACCATTATCAATTTGAGGTTCTTGGGAATTGTAAAGTACATCATGATACTCCCAATACATTCCCTGATCTTCAGCACAGTATGATGCTTGAGCAGCTTTTGGTGAATCCTTTCCCAAAAATGCCAAATCAACAAAAACCAAATTGGCTTTTCCTGTGTTAATATAATCACGAGTTATAGCAGGTTTAGTGTTATGAAACCAATTATAGCATTGATGGCATTGATAATCACCAAATTCAACAATAGTTACAGAAGCAGAAGGATCACCAAGTATAGGAGAACCCATGGCAGTAGAGATAGTTCCATGAGTTCTAGTCATGTCAAGATTTACAGTTTCAGTAGGGGTTGAAGATAATGATGCTACAATTCCAGCAATAATGGCAATAGATGTGACGCCTATAATTACACCTTTTTTATTCATGTTCAAAATATCTGAGATGAGTTAAAAAAACTTATTCCAAATTATGAGATGATTTTCGTCTAAACAGATTGGTAAATTTTGCAATAGCAGTATCAATTGGACAAACCTCACATTGAACACCAGAAGAGTGACTATCAAGATGTTTTTCAAATTGCTCTCTTGATTCAAATACAAGATCACATTTTTCACAATAGACCTTTGTGACATTGTTTCTTGGTGGTTTATCCATAATAATTAATCAGAATTAGTGCTTATAAAGATCCTGTTAAAAATCAACATGTGAGAAAAATTCTAGATAAATTTGTTACAGGATTCTTTGTAGTTACACTAGGAATTATGTGGTATTGTAGTACAAAATTCTATGTTAAACCAAACAGACATTCAATAGTAGTTTACGATATTTTTGGAAAAGAGACAAAACTAGATGGAGTCAGAGTGGATTTTAAAACACAAAATATTGCACAAAGTTACATTTCAGAATACAAAAAAAGATTTCCACATTATAATTTTGCAATGAGAATGGAGATACCAGAGATTAGAAAAAATACAATACCTAGAATTTTTAAAAAGATTCAGAGGTAATGGATTCTCATATGAGTATTGAGTTCAACTTGATATCGAGTTACAAATCCACAATGTGAGCATGAGAACATTTCTTGTTGTTGAGTAGATTCTCTTTCAATAACTTTTCCAGACACAGAAGTGATACTGATGAAATTGTTATTTCCTATGACAGCAAAATTACGTCCTTCCCCAATAGAATCTAAAAATTCTTTGATTGCAGTAACTACAGTATTGGTGTCAATTGCCTCATCATCCAAAGTTGATAAAGTAAATTGGTTATTTTTTAGTGTAGGTATGGCTGCAACTTGATCTGAGACATATACTACAAGTTCATTTTTGATTGGTAAAACATCTTTACAGTCAATTGTAAGCATGAATAATTTGACGCAACTCAATATTTTAGTTTAACAATTATCGAAAATGATTATTATGGTTCAATATTGTGAATTTTGTAATGGGAGATTCAGAAACTTTTGGGATAGAGAAAGGTCATGGCCAAGAAGTAATTGCGTGGTTAAATGAGCAAGCAAAATCACAAAAAACAAAACTTGAAGCAAGATTGTATGGGTATACGGTATCAACAAAGAATTTTGGAGACTTTGAGATGTTTTCATGGGTTGGAGATGTTCAAGCAGCTAGAAAGATGATAATTAAAGCAAGTAAGAGATTCAAAGTAAAAGTTATCGAAGGAGGATACAAGCCAAAAGAGAAAGTGCTAAGTATGAAAAAATTTGATTTTGCCAAAGTCAAAAAGAGTGATAAAACAATAGGACAGTTAAAATTTGTAGCACCAAGATTTGGAAATAGTCAATGGGAAATTGAAGATGAGGAGCGTCATTAGAATATGAAAAATATAGGAATCATAGGTTTAGGGATGTTAGGAAATGCAGTTGCATTACACTTGTTAGATTCAGGTTACAAAGTCACTGTATTCAATAGAGATGAAAAAAAGACCATGCAGTCAAAAGAGAAAGGAGCTACGGTTGTTGATTCACCAAAAGATGTTGCAAAAAAATCAGATTTAGTAATTATAGTTGTAAAGGATGCGGATGCAGTAAAGCAAGTCTCATTTGGTAAAAATGGAATCATAGAGGCAGAAAATAATGAATTAATTGTTGCAGATATGAGTACAATTGATCCTTCAGAATCAAAAAATATTTCAGAGAAATTTCAAGAATACAACATTAACAAATTAGACATACCAGTAATGGGAGGCCCCAACGTAGCAATTACAGGCGATTTGGTAATGATGGTTTCAGGAGATAAAGAAAGTTTTGAAGAGTGCAAAGCCATATTTGAAAAAATTGCAAATAAGGTATTTTTCTTAGGAGAAAGTGGTGTTGCACATTCTATCAAGCTAGCCATGAATCTGCAAATCACCATGCTTGCACTTGCATTGTCTGAAGGAATAACACTAGTCAAAAAGACAGGAGTAGATCCTAAAAAATTTCTCGAGATTTTAAATTCGACTTATTTTAAAACTGGGATGAGTGAAAAAAAGGCATTTAAGATGATAGATAGAAACTATGATCCAACATTTACACTTGCAAATTTAAAAAAAGATATTTCTACAATGACTAGTGTTGCAAAAGATTTAGGAATTGAACTGCCCATGATACAAAAAGCTGAAGAAGTGTACGAAAATGCGATAAAAGAAGGACTAGGGGAAATTGACTATACAGGAATTATTGAATATCTTAAACGAATTAATGAATCCAAATAATCAGGAACGAAATTTAACAAAAATTCTATAAGTTATTAGAAATATACCAAATCATGAGATTAAAAGATAAAGTAGCCATTGTTACTGGTGCTTCTAGTGATATTGGTAAAGGAATTGCAAAGAGATTTGCTGATGAAGGTTCCAAAGTTATTCTTATTGCAAGGAATCTTGAGAAATTAGAAGAAACCAGAAAAGAGATCGGAAACGAAGATTCCACTGTCTCAATGACTTGTGATTTAACAGATGAATCTCAAACATTACAAGTTGTAAATCAAATCATGGACACATATGGAAAAATAGACATCCTTGTAAATAATGCAGGGGCAATCAATGATCCTATTCATTTTCACGAAATGAAAGATTCGGAAATTAAAAAATTGATTGATGTGAATCTGTTAGGAGTGTTCAATATGACAAAATCTGTTTTGGCAAAGATGTCAGATGTTAGAAGTGGGGCAATTGTAAATATTGGTTCTATCTCAAGTGAGAGAGCTATCCCACGAGTACATTTAGCAGTGTATTCTTCTACAAAGGCAGCAATCCCCATGTTCACAAAATCAATTGCAGTAGAATATGCAAGAAGAAACATTAGATGTAATTGCATCAATCCAGGAATTATTAACTCAGGCTCTATTAAGCCATACCTTGATGATCCTCAAGCAAGAAAAGTTCTAGAAGAAAGATTACCTCTTGCAAGAGTTGGAGAACCAGAAGATGTTGCAAATGCAGTGTTATACTTGGCTTCTGATGAAGCAAGCTGGGTCACTGGAGCAATTCTTAATGTTGATGGCGGAAAGACAGCTTCAGAAGGATAATCCTTTCTCAAGTAATGTTTTTGCCAAAAGTTGAGAGACCCTAATTGGTTCAGGAACTGTTCCATGTAATGTTAAATCATTGAGAAGATGTTTTACATCATTTAATGTGCAACCTTCTTTTCTAACAAAAACATCATAAGATGTACTCAAGGTAATTTTTTTACGTTTTCCCAGTTTAGCATACTTGTTTAGTTTTGATTCAAAAGAATTTGGGAAATGGTGTTTTATTGAATCCTCTATCCCATCTGAATCATGATAAGATACTCCAATAAGTGGAATTTTTAATATATCAAATAATTTTTTGATGTCAATGATATTATACATTGAAACAATTAGTCCTGAAATCAGAACATAACTGATATCAGACCTGTTTAGGTCATAATACATCTTCAATATTGCATCAGTTGCATCATCGCCTTCTAATGTAGCGCTTCCAAAAACAAATCCATCTATAACAAAATCTCTTCTCATCACAATACCAGAAAAAACAGATTTTCTAGAGTTTTGTTTGAAACTCTCAGCAATAGCTAATCCACGCAGACCTTTTTTTTCAAGATGAAGAGATCTCATTTTTCTTCCTCATATATGCACGATAGCTTAATCCAGTGACAAGCATAATGATTCCAGTAACTGCAGACCACATTACAAAAGATGAGATTTGAGATTCATCCATGAAAAATAAGAGATTTTTAAACATCTAAAGTTTCGGATCAGAAGACTCGTTTTTGTCTGAAACATCTAAATAGATTTGATATTGATTAAAATTATGCCTGAATTCATATGCCCAGACTGTGGTAAACGTCTATTTCATGAGAATGAAACCACACTAAAAATTGAAGAGACAATTCATTCAAAATTCTGTAGAAAAACAGAAGGGGAAACTCACAGTTACATGCATAGAGATCCAGCACATATGAGCACATTTGATTCAGAAAGAGAGAATGATTCAAACGGTGTGCCTGTATTGAAAAAATAGTTTTTCAGGTTTTCCTCAAAATTATATCCTAGATATTATTGATTCAAACCAATTGTCTGACACATATGATTATGATTTAGTGGTTGTTGGTGGAGGTCCTGCAGGATCATCAGCCGCATTTGAAGCTGCAAAAAACGGCACAAGGGTTGCATTAATTGAAAAAGAGGAATCGATTGCAGAAACTGTAAGGACTAGCGGAGTTACATGGATTAAAAATATCAAAGAGTTTGGAATACCAGATGATTGCTTTAATCCAATTAGGAATTTTTCATTTTGTTCCCCAAATAACGAAGTTACAATAAGTGATTCAGTTCCAAGAGCTGCAGTATTAGATGTTAGAAAAACATACAGATGGCTAGCAAAGCAAGCTGAAAAATCAGG
Proteins encoded:
- the artG gene encoding thaumarchaeosortase, encoding MQNWSMIAGILIIASPILFSMIAYPDSIAWSWNEGRGGYLFALVFVVAELVGLKIVISKKRLLAVIPIALLTISYLVSLENGLRDYLVASAEQFDVQLIYSWTWMWDFIVMAIFIVVALSIFFGRRWIRIAPAGPIFLTGTAIILSLDAFFPYDTLGPLQYIVPYFVQANVWVITALDLGTAIARDNVMFLRGDHGSMALQVFWPSAGVHSIIIFSLVIGAFMLKMNIPRARKSMYFVLGIIGTITVNLIRIFSLSWYALKVTTDPVAWEEYHKIAGEIMFLPWLFAFILVVILIESRRLKKLEKQGKLPSKNNS
- a CDS encoding DsbA family protein produces the protein MNKKGVIIGVTSIAIIAGIVASLSSTPTETVNLDMTRTHGTISTAMGSPILGDPSASVTIVEFGDYQCHQCYNWFHNTKPAITRDYINTGKANLVFVDLAFLGKDSPKAAQASYCAEDQGMYWEYHDVLYNSQEPQIDNGWANTERLKAFAFSMGLDMELFESCLDSGKYSKRVQYNSQQARDHGVRGTPGFFIVGPDGQHQIGGAQPFSVFKQILDPMV
- a CDS encoding C2H2-type zinc finger protein codes for the protein MLTIDCKDVLPIKNELVVYVSDQVAAIPTLKNNQFTLSTLDDEAIDTNTVVTAIKEFLDSIGEGRNFAVIGNNNFISITSVSGKVIERESTQQQEMFSCSHCGFVTRYQVELNTHMRIHYL
- a CDS encoding NAD(P)-dependent oxidoreductase yields the protein MKNIGIIGLGMLGNAVALHLLDSGYKVTVFNRDEKKTMQSKEKGATVVDSPKDVAKKSDLVIIVVKDADAVKQVSFGKNGIIEAENNELIVADMSTIDPSESKNISEKFQEYNINKLDIPVMGGPNVAITGDLVMMVSGDKESFEECKAIFEKIANKVFFLGESGVAHSIKLAMNLQITMLALALSEGITLVKKTGVDPKKFLEILNSTYFKTGMSEKKAFKMIDRNYDPTFTLANLKKDISTMTSVAKDLGIELPMIQKAEEVYENAIKEGLGEIDYTGIIEYLKRINESK
- a CDS encoding SDR family NAD(P)-dependent oxidoreductase, which translates into the protein MRLKDKVAIVTGASSDIGKGIAKRFADEGSKVILIARNLEKLEETRKEIGNEDSTVSMTCDLTDESQTLQVVNQIMDTYGKIDILVNNAGAINDPIHFHEMKDSEIKKLIDVNLLGVFNMTKSVLAKMSDVRSGAIVNIGSISSERAIPRVHLAVYSSTKAAIPMFTKSIAVEYARRNIRCNCINPGIINSGSIKPYLDDPQARKVLEERLPLARVGEPEDVANAVLYLASDEASWVTGAILNVDGGKTASEG
- a CDS encoding DUF99 family protein is translated as MRSLHLEKKGLRGLAIAESFKQNSRKSVFSGIVMRRDFVIDGFVFGSATLEGDDATDAILKMYYDLNRSDISYVLISGLIVSMYNIIDIKKLFDILKIPLIGVSYHDSDGIEDSIKHHFPNSFESKLNKYAKLGKRKKITLSTSYDVFVRKEGCTLNDVKHLLNDLTLHGTVPEPIRVSQLLAKTLLEKGLSF